In Planktothrix serta PCC 8927, a single window of DNA contains:
- the dnaG gene encoding DNA primase, whose protein sequence is MLTPRIHPETIEDVKERADIYDVVSEKVVLKRRGKDFVGLCPFHDEKTPSFTVSPTKQMFYCFGCGAAGNAMKFIMDLEKRSFSEVVLELAKRYQIPVKTVEPEKREELQRQISLREQLYEILAIATSFYQHVLRQSEGLPALDYLKLKRHLKEDTIQQFQLGYAPQGWETLYDYLVEQKHFPAELVEQAGLIVPRKTGNGYYDRFRDRLMIPIHDSQGKIIGFGGRSLGDELPKYLNSPETELFDKGKTLFALDKAKNAISKQDQAIVVEGYFDVIALHTAGIQNVVASLGTALSLNQVRQLVRYTESKQIILNFDADVAGNKAAERAIGEIEDLAYQGYINLRILNIPSGKDPDEFLIHNSAEDYQKLLLNSPLWIEWQIQRLLMGKNLETVAQSQQVSHQMVELLRKIDNGMQRTHYIEYCAELLSQGQSRLIPLLAKNLQTQVNKPQVETGKDKLSSNALVTVNSERSLLEEAEVKLLRIYLHCPEYRLTIFDALEARDLQFSLAHHRFLWREITKIEEKYQKSLDSVDLILELQQVCLQENQQTKQFYHLFYLDEHTEIDICRARLIIRSSVASIETVICQKRRDMALKLWQETDVSKEQNLAQKYYQQIDAETKWIWELKRIRDTQFHDLISVPLGGMNFN, encoded by the coding sequence ATGTTGACTCCCCGAATTCATCCAGAAACAATCGAAGATGTTAAGGAACGCGCTGATATTTATGATGTCGTATCCGAGAAAGTGGTCTTGAAACGACGGGGAAAAGATTTTGTGGGGTTGTGTCCCTTTCATGATGAAAAAACCCCTAGTTTTACCGTTAGTCCGACTAAACAAATGTTTTATTGTTTTGGATGTGGGGCGGCGGGAAATGCCATGAAATTTATCATGGATTTAGAGAAACGTTCCTTTAGTGAAGTGGTTTTAGAGTTAGCTAAACGCTATCAAATTCCGGTGAAAACTGTAGAACCCGAAAAACGAGAGGAATTACAGAGACAGATTTCTTTACGAGAACAATTATATGAGATTTTAGCGATCGCTACCAGCTTTTATCAACACGTTTTAAGACAATCGGAAGGATTACCCGCTTTAGATTATTTAAAATTAAAACGCCATCTTAAAGAAGATACAATTCAACAGTTTCAATTAGGATATGCGCCCCAAGGATGGGAAACTCTCTATGATTATCTAGTTGAACAAAAACATTTTCCGGCGGAATTAGTCGAACAAGCAGGGTTAATTGTGCCTCGAAAAACAGGAAATGGGTATTATGATCGGTTTAGAGATCGGTTAATGATTCCAATTCATGATAGTCAGGGAAAAATTATTGGATTTGGGGGCAGAAGTTTAGGAGATGAACTTCCGAAATATCTCAATTCTCCCGAAACCGAATTATTTGATAAAGGTAAAACGTTATTTGCTTTAGACAAAGCTAAAAATGCAATTAGTAAGCAAGATCAAGCGATTGTTGTTGAAGGCTATTTTGATGTCATTGCTTTACATACGGCGGGAATTCAAAACGTTGTGGCTTCTTTAGGAACTGCCTTAAGTTTAAATCAAGTTCGGCAGTTAGTTCGTTATACTGAATCTAAGCAAATTATTCTGAATTTTGATGCCGATGTTGCTGGAAATAAAGCCGCCGAACGCGCCATCGGGGAAATTGAAGATCTCGCTTATCAAGGTTATATTAACTTACGGATTTTAAATATTCCCTCTGGGAAAGATCCTGATGAATTTTTAATCCATAATTCTGCCGAAGATTATCAAAAATTATTGTTAAATTCTCCCCTTTGGATTGAGTGGCAAATTCAACGATTATTAATGGGAAAAAACCTAGAAACCGTTGCCCAATCTCAACAAGTCTCTCATCAGATGGTAGAGTTATTAAGAAAAATTGACAATGGAATGCAACGCACTCATTATATTGAATATTGTGCTGAACTTCTGAGTCAAGGACAATCTCGGTTAATTCCGCTTTTAGCTAAAAATTTACAAACCCAAGTTAATAAACCCCAGGTAGAAACGGGAAAAGATAAACTATCTTCTAATGCTTTAGTTACAGTTAATTCTGAACGCAGTTTATTAGAAGAAGCCGAAGTTAAACTCCTGAGAATTTATTTACATTGTCCCGAATATCGTCTCACCATTTTTGATGCTTTAGAAGCCAGAGATTTACAATTTAGTTTAGCGCATCATCGGTTTTTATGGCGAGAAATTACTAAAATTGAAGAAAAATATCAAAAAAGTTTAGATTCCGTTGATTTAATTTTAGAATTGCAACAAGTTTGCTTACAGGAAAATCAACAAACAAAACAATTTTATCATTTATTTTATCTGGATGAACATACAGAAATTGATATTTGTCGCGCCCGCTTAATTATTCGCAGTTCTGTTGCGTCTATTGAAACTGTAATTTGTCAAAAAAGACGAGATATGGCGTTAAAATTATGGCAAGAAACAGATGTTTCAAAAGAGCAGAACTTGGCTCAAAAATATTATCAACAAATTGATGCAGAAACAAAATGGATATGGGAATTAAAACGAATTCGGGATACCCAATTTCATGATTTAATATCTGTTCCTTTAGGGGGAATGAATTTTAATTAA
- a CDS encoding type II toxin-antitoxin system VapC family toxin: MSFWILDTDHISLFQRQHPVVTQRVITVSPEEVAVTIVTVEEQFYGRLNQIKKAKSADELLFAYARLEETLKYYQTINVINFDQESYHCYFELLRQKIRIGTQDLRIAALVMANNGILVTRNRQDFERVPGLRFEDWSIENMGV; this comes from the coding sequence GTGAGTTTTTGGATATTAGATACTGATCATATTTCCTTATTTCAACGACAACATCCTGTTGTAACACAACGAGTGATTACAGTTAGTCCTGAAGAAGTTGCAGTTACTATTGTTACAGTAGAAGAACAGTTTTATGGACGTTTAAACCAAATTAAAAAAGCAAAATCTGCTGATGAGCTTTTATTTGCTTACGCAAGATTAGAAGAAACTTTAAAGTATTATCAAACTATTAATGTGATAAATTTTGACCAGGAATCTTATCATTGTTATTTTGAGTTATTGCGTCAAAAAATTCGCATTGGTACGCAAGATTTACGCATTGCCGCTCTTGTGATGGCAAATAATGGAATTTTAGTAACACGCAATCGACAAGATTTTGAACGAGTTCCTGGGTTGAGGTTTGAAGATTGGAGTATTGAAAATATGGGTGTTTAA
- a CDS encoding HicB family protein, with protein sequence MTANLIQSSSASIAKLTYPVLIQQQNEEYIVTVLGLDCKAKGSSREAALEQLLEQVNAILKQGEIVQLEIPLPKPKHPWMKFAGMFKDDPYFDEMLKDIEDYRRERDAETEEYYRQIDGEE encoded by the coding sequence ATGACTGCCAACTTAATTCAATCGTCATCTGCATCTATTGCCAAATTGACTTATCCTGTGTTAATTCAACAACAAAATGAAGAATATATAGTAACAGTATTAGGTTTAGATTGTAAAGCTAAAGGTTCAAGTCGAGAAGCAGCACTAGAACAATTATTAGAACAAGTTAATGCTATTTTGAAACAAGGTGAAATTGTGCAATTAGAAATTCCTCTACCCAAACCGAAACATCCTTGGATGAAATTTGCAGGAATGTTTAAAGACGATCCCTATTTTGACGAGATGCTCAAAGATATTGAAGATTATCGTCGTGAAAGAGATGCTGAAACAGAAGAATATTATCGTCAAATTGATGGAGAGGAGTAG
- a CDS encoding peptide ligase PGM1-related protein codes for MAEFYHSDENTVQRFRELQIQLRQRFQTSSHQELQDQDVVLIPSLSLDSHQLEKVQGAHQYEERLLFSLIRLRNPRMRLIYVSSQPIHPTVIDYYLNLMPGIPLSHVRERLLLFSTYDTSPKPLTQKILERPRLISRIHQVLRPNKSYMVCFNSTLLERELSVQLNIPLFGVDPDLNYWGTKSGSRQIFAETGIPHPDGSPLVWNSEDLTEVALKLWDRQPDLKRMVIKLNQGFSGEGNALLDLRPLQDLTLHEREKILKTYWYNLSFQAPNETWETFSDRLSELGAIVEAFIEGELKESPSVQCEIFPTGKVEVLSTHDQILGGPDGQVFQGCRFPAQEVYRLKLQEMGEKIGQNLAHKGALERFSVDFIAVHQPDRSDWDLQAIEINLRRGGTTHPFMTLKLLTNGSYDLKTGLFYSQKSHPKFYMASDNLQNEQYQGLLPNDLMDIIVNHQLHFDNSTETGTVFHLMGCLSRYGKLGLTCIGNSPQHAQEIYDRVVTILNEETEIQPFRSWENYSLSTAIPIIP; via the coding sequence ATGGCTGAATTTTATCACTCAGATGAAAACACGGTGCAACGGTTTCGAGAATTGCAAATTCAACTTCGCCAACGCTTTCAAACCTCAAGCCATCAGGAACTACAGGATCAGGATGTCGTTCTTATTCCCTCCTTGAGTTTGGATAGTCATCAGTTAGAAAAAGTTCAGGGCGCCCATCAATATGAAGAACGATTACTGTTTTCTTTAATTCGGTTACGAAATCCTAGAATGCGGTTAATTTATGTATCTTCCCAACCCATTCATCCCACCGTAATTGATTATTATTTAAACTTAATGCCCGGAATTCCCCTGAGTCATGTTCGGGAGCGTTTACTCTTATTTTCAACCTATGATACCTCTCCCAAACCCTTAACCCAAAAAATTTTAGAACGTCCCCGTTTAATCTCTCGCATTCATCAAGTTTTAAGACCGAATAAATCTTACATGGTTTGTTTTAATTCCACTCTTTTAGAACGGGAATTATCAGTACAATTAAATATCCCTTTATTTGGAGTTGATCCTGACTTAAATTATTGGGGAACTAAAAGCGGAAGTCGGCAAATATTTGCTGAAACTGGAATTCCTCATCCCGATGGTAGTCCGTTAGTTTGGAATTCCGAAGACTTAACAGAAGTTGCCCTAAAATTATGGGATCGTCAACCTGATTTAAAACGGATGGTAATTAAACTCAATCAGGGATTTTCTGGAGAAGGAAATGCCCTATTAGACTTAAGACCTTTGCAAGATTTAACCCTTCATGAACGAGAAAAAATTCTCAAAACCTACTGGTATAATTTAAGCTTTCAAGCCCCGAATGAAACTTGGGAAACCTTTAGCGATCGCCTTTCCGAATTAGGAGCAATTGTAGAAGCCTTTATTGAAGGAGAGTTGAAAGAATCTCCCAGTGTTCAATGTGAAATTTTTCCGACGGGAAAGGTTGAAGTTCTCTCTACCCATGATCAAATTTTAGGTGGCCCCGATGGTCAAGTCTTTCAAGGATGTCGATTTCCCGCCCAAGAAGTCTATCGATTAAAATTGCAGGAAATGGGAGAAAAAATTGGTCAAAATTTAGCCCATAAAGGGGCATTAGAACGGTTTAGTGTAGATTTTATTGCGGTGCATCAACCCGACCGTTCAGATTGGGATTTACAGGCGATAGAAATCAATTTACGTCGAGGAGGAACGACCCATCCGTTTATGACCTTAAAGTTATTAACAAATGGGTCTTATGATTTAAAAACAGGGCTATTTTATAGTCAAAAATCTCATCCTAAGTTTTATATGGCTTCTGATAATTTACAAAACGAACAGTATCAGGGATTATTACCGAATGATTTAATGGATATTATTGTTAATCATCAGTTACACTTTGATAATAGTACGGAAACGGGAACAGTTTTTCACTTAATGGGATGTTTATCTCGCTATGGAAAATTGGGATTAACTTGTATTGGCAATTCTCCTCAACACGCCCAAGAAATTTATGATCGAGTGGTGACAATTCTCAACGAAGAAACAGAAATTCAACCCTTTAGAAGTTGGGAAAACTATTCTTTATCAACAGCTATACCCATCATTCCATGA
- a CDS encoding glycosyltransferase family 39 protein, translated as MLHPWKFFKKIRPHVLTLFLIVAIVVGIAFRFVTLDGKIYWHDEVYTTLRAAGYTSQEFAQEFYQNRMVSPVDLLKYQQLKPGSTPQDTLNSLATEDPQHSPFYYLLARGWMFIGGNSILASRILPAFISLISLPLMYLLAWELFQSSQTALLATAFLALSPFDILFAQTARQYSLLTLTVIVSSYFLLKAVRWRHPLLWVGYSLACILGLYTHVLFGLTIMGHGAYILLLSLQPSRSFKKRKRFPFSVLLLEFLAAVAIAILAYSPWLIILINNLQRAVDVTNWSSYSISLLNLLKFWILSFTSLFVDINFDFNSIQMYLLRLPFLLLILAALFQISQQTNRPTRLFIWTSILVPLLILALPDVLLGGGRSGVTRFLIPAFPALQLALAYLFSTHIQSNKISLMDGEIFWRGLLATVFTLSIISISISANSLTWWHQVPSHEIPQMARYFNQNPSSTLIVDQGSDYTNLGNIISLSYELNPKIKLFMVNSEPNLLLLPIGPKIFALNPSQELRQRIKTDHYQLEPVNQQTQLWELK; from the coding sequence ATGCTTCATCCCTGGAAATTTTTCAAAAAAATTCGCCCTCATGTTCTGACCTTATTTTTAATTGTTGCCATTGTTGTTGGTATTGCCTTTCGGTTTGTAACTTTAGATGGAAAAATCTATTGGCATGATGAGGTTTATACAACCCTGCGGGCTGCGGGATACACCAGTCAAGAATTCGCCCAAGAATTCTACCAAAATCGCATGGTTTCCCCCGTTGATCTGCTGAAATATCAACAACTTAAACCGGGGAGTACCCCCCAAGATACTCTCAATTCTTTAGCCACAGAAGATCCTCAACATTCTCCCTTTTACTATTTGTTAGCACGAGGATGGATGTTTATAGGCGGTAATTCTATTCTGGCTTCTCGGATTTTACCCGCTTTTATTAGTTTAATCTCTCTACCTTTAATGTATTTATTGGCTTGGGAACTTTTTCAATCTTCCCAAACCGCTTTACTAGCTACGGCTTTTTTAGCTTTATCTCCCTTTGATATTCTATTTGCTCAAACTGCCCGACAATATAGTTTACTCACCTTAACGGTGATTGTTAGTAGTTATTTTTTACTCAAAGCAGTTCGTTGGCGACATCCTTTATTGTGGGTCGGTTATAGTTTAGCTTGTATTTTAGGACTCTATACCCATGTTTTATTCGGGTTAACAATTATGGGTCATGGGGCTTATATTCTGTTACTAAGTCTTCAACCTTCCCGATCTTTTAAAAAACGAAAACGGTTTCCTTTTTCTGTTTTATTGTTAGAATTTTTAGCTGCCGTTGCGATCGCTATCCTAGCTTATAGTCCTTGGTTAATAATTTTAATCAATAATTTACAACGGGCTGTAGATGTTACTAACTGGTCAAGTTATTCAATTAGCTTACTCAATTTACTCAAGTTTTGGATTTTGAGTTTTACCTCTCTATTTGTTGATATCAACTTTGACTTCAACAGTATTCAGATGTATTTACTCAGACTGCCATTTCTTCTGTTAATTCTGGCTGCATTATTTCAAATTAGCCAACAAACAAATCGACCAACTCGCCTATTTATTTGGACATCGATTTTAGTTCCCTTATTAATCTTAGCTTTACCTGATGTGCTTTTAGGAGGAGGACGTTCAGGGGTAACGCGCTTTCTAATTCCTGCTTTTCCAGCCCTGCAATTAGCCCTTGCTTATCTGTTTTCGACTCATATTCAGAGCAATAAAATTTCTTTAATGGATGGAGAAATATTCTGGCGAGGACTGTTAGCAACAGTCTTTACCTTGAGTATTATTTCCATTAGTATCAGTGCCAATTCCTTAACCTGGTGGCATCAAGTTCCGAGTCATGAAATTCCCCAAATGGCTCGTTATTTCAATCAAAATCCATCCTCTACCCTAATCGTTGATCAAGGAAGTGATTATACAAATTTGGGAAATATTATTTCACTGAGTTATGAATTAAACCCTAAGATCAAACTATTTATGGTCAATTCTGAACCCAATTTATTATTACTTCCCATCGGGCCTAAAATTTTTGCCCTCAACCCCTCTCAAGAATTACGCCAAAGGATTAAAACTGATCACTATCAGCTAGAACCCGTTAATCAACAAACCCAACTCTGGGAACTGAAGTAA
- a CDS encoding ribulose bisphosphate carboxylase small subunit, with amino-acid sequence MRTLPKERRFETLSYLPPLTDAQIVKQVQYILDQGYIPGVEFSDSSEPTQRYWTLWKLPLFNASTSQEVLAEVQACRQENSKSFIRVMGFDNVKQCQVLSFIVHKPTTSLY; translated from the coding sequence ATGCGGACATTACCAAAAGAACGTCGTTTTGAAACTTTATCCTATCTGCCCCCCTTGACCGATGCTCAAATCGTCAAGCAAGTCCAATATATTCTGGATCAAGGATATATCCCCGGTGTGGAATTTAGCGACTCTTCTGAGCCCACCCAGCGTTATTGGACACTGTGGAAACTGCCTTTATTCAATGCTTCTACCTCCCAAGAAGTCTTGGCTGAAGTTCAAGCTTGTCGCCAAGAAAATTCCAAATCCTTTATTCGGGTGATGGGTTTTGACAACGTGAAACAGTGCCAAGTGTTAAGCTTCATTGTTCACAAACCGACGACTTCTCTGTACTAA
- the rcbX gene encoding RuBisCO chaperone RbcX — MDIKQVAKETSKVLASYLTYQAVRIITNQLRETNPGQAIWLSEFSSTGKIQDGEVYLGEMLQENREIAFRIMTVRDHLVQEVADYLPEMVRDNIQKANMDFRRQYLERITQLSSVEPNPETQLQTDSEPNPDASVS; from the coding sequence ATGGACATCAAACAAGTTGCGAAAGAAACATCAAAGGTGCTGGCAAGTTACCTGACCTATCAGGCTGTAAGGATTATTACGAATCAACTACGGGAAACGAACCCTGGACAAGCGATCTGGCTGAGTGAATTTTCCTCAACGGGCAAAATTCAGGACGGAGAAGTCTATCTGGGAGAAATGCTCCAAGAAAATCGGGAGATAGCCTTTCGCATTATGACGGTGCGAGACCATCTGGTGCAGGAAGTCGCTGATTATTTACCGGAAATGGTTCGTGACAATATTCAAAAAGCCAATATGGATTTTCGGCGTCAGTATTTAGAACGAATCACGCAACTGAGTAGCGTTGAACCTAACCCAGAGACTCAATTGCAAACCGACTCAGAACCAAACCCCGATGCTTCGGTGAGTTAA